Proteins found in one Pirellulales bacterium genomic segment:
- a CDS encoding tetratricopeptide repeat protein, whose amino-acid sequence MEQQLDTTVAAVLFPGNLPIEDAPEPLEETPDPGDDAPLACAGEQIALVGRLSGMSKREAVQLIRQHGGQATDKVEPSTTWIVVGENELPLPGSPLGATLDAILDEPTKAAIDAGELRLTGETHLWDRLGLVEAEQDIRRLYTPAMLADLLKVPVATIRRWHRRGLIRPAREVKRLPYFDFPEVAATRRLAELAAGGISLAALEKRLAQWSRYLPQCERPLAQLSLIAQGNHVLARQAEGLVDPAGQMFFDFAGGGQPPTGMADGASQMASVAIPSRPTQQPTPGAGEIPGNVRQSRFEAPLSGDEGEPDTESDHSRRTPQSWDPAEISAPPEVLLEMAAEMEDEDDLSAAGNLYRIVLAAQGPTADVNFALAEVLYRQSDLTAARERYAMAVELQEDFVEARANLGCVLLELGDRELAVAAFQGALRYHPEYPDVHFHLARALTELNRPAAARPHWLQFLKLAPESPWAEEARRQLGEV is encoded by the coding sequence ATGGAGCAACAACTCGACACGACTGTCGCCGCGGTGCTCTTTCCGGGCAACCTCCCCATTGAGGATGCCCCGGAACCGCTGGAGGAAACCCCCGATCCCGGGGATGATGCGCCGCTGGCTTGCGCGGGTGAGCAGATCGCGCTGGTGGGTCGGTTGTCCGGGATGTCCAAGCGCGAGGCGGTGCAACTCATTCGCCAACATGGTGGGCAGGCTACCGATAAAGTCGAACCCTCCACCACCTGGATTGTCGTGGGCGAGAACGAGCTCCCCCTGCCAGGTTCGCCGCTGGGAGCGACGCTCGACGCCATCCTCGATGAACCGACCAAAGCCGCCATCGACGCGGGCGAATTACGGCTCACTGGCGAAACGCATTTATGGGATCGCCTGGGCCTGGTCGAGGCCGAACAGGATATTCGCCGCCTGTATACCCCCGCCATGCTGGCCGACTTGCTCAAGGTCCCGGTCGCAACGATCCGCCGTTGGCATCGCCGGGGGTTGATCCGCCCCGCGCGCGAGGTCAAACGCCTCCCCTACTTTGATTTTCCCGAGGTGGCCGCCACCCGCCGCCTAGCGGAGCTGGCCGCGGGGGGGATTTCCCTGGCCGCACTGGAAAAACGCCTGGCCCAGTGGTCGCGTTATCTTCCCCAGTGCGAGCGTCCGCTCGCCCAGCTTAGTCTAATCGCCCAGGGAAACCATGTTTTGGCCCGTCAGGCGGAAGGACTGGTGGATCCCGCGGGGCAGATGTTTTTTGACTTTGCCGGCGGTGGCCAACCACCCACGGGTATGGCGGATGGCGCTTCGCAAATGGCATCCGTGGCCATTCCTTCCCGCCCGACGCAACAACCGACCCCCGGTGCCGGGGAAATTCCGGGCAATGTGCGGCAAAGCCGGTTCGAAGCGCCATTATCCGGCGATGAAGGAGAACCTGACACGGAAAGCGATCACTCCCGCCGCACCCCCCAATCCTGGGATCCGGCCGAAATTTCCGCTCCGCCAGAGGTGCTCCTCGAGATGGCGGCGGAAATGGAGGACGAGGACGACCTGTCCGCCGCGGGAAACCTGTATCGCATTGTCCTGGCCGCGCAGGGGCCAACGGCGGATGTCAACTTTGCCCTGGCGGAGGTGTTGTACCGTCAAAGCGACCTGACCGCTGCCCGCGAACGTTACGCCATGGCGGTCGAACTGCAAGAGGACTTTGTCGAGGCCCGGGCCAACCTGGGCTGTGTGCTGCTAGAGCTAGGAGACCGGGAATTGGCCGTGGCGGCGTTCCAGGGGGCGCTGCGGTACCATCCGGAATACCCGGATGTCCATTTTCACCTGGCCCGCGCCTTGACGGAACTAAACCGCCCTGCCGCCGCCCGACCGCACTGGCTGCAGTTCTTAAAATTAGCCCCGGAAAGCCCCTGGGCTGAAGAGGCCCGCCGACAATTGGGGGAAGTGTAG